In Fusarium musae strain F31 chromosome 7, whole genome shotgun sequence, a single window of DNA contains:
- a CDS encoding hypothetical protein (EggNog:ENOG41), translating to MPQETAAVNANANVGFWKELDSWKTPVAKEVGPTVEVGSKAPWSQHLRLPDGKPTLVVFLRHCGCPFAEKTFRALADLSDKVLGVHCVAISHSSEEATDNWLPLVGGTWNVDVVIDEERDLYAKWGLGISSTWHAVNPLTLWNVFSLGKNEGIWNRPTESGSRWQTSGAFAVDRDGTIRWAHVARTADDMPDLNAAMTALGHPPPEKKRYSRHEHQ from the exons ATGCCACAAGAAACCGCTGCTGTTAATGCCAACGCTAATGTCGGCTTCTGGAAAGAACTCGACTCATGGAAGACACCCGTGGCTAAAGAGGTCGGCCCTACAGTCGAGGTTGGATCTAAAGCGCCCTGGTCTCAACACCTTCGCCTTCCAGACGGAAAACCTACTCTCGTGGTGTTTCTCCGTCATTGCGGATGCCCCT TCGCTGAAAAGACATTCAGAGCTCTCGCCGACCTATCCGATAAGGTCCTAGGGGTCCATTGTGTCGCCATCTCGCACTCTTCAGAAGAGGCAACAGACAACTGGCTGCCCCTCGTCGGCGGCACCTGGAACGTCGATGTTGTGATTGATGAAGAGCGGGACTTGTATGCCAAATGGGGCCTCGGAatatcatcaacatggcACGCCGTTAACCCTCTCACGTTGTGGAACGTCTTCAGCCTTGGAAAGAATGAGGGCATCTGGAATCGGCCAACTGAGAGTGGCTCACGGTGGCAGACGAGCGGTGCCTTTGCTGTTGATCGAGACGGAACTATCCGCTGGGCTCATGTGGCGAGAACCGCTGATGATATGCCGGATCTCAACGCTGCTATGACTGCGCTTGGACATCCACCCCCTGAGAAGAAGCGCTACTCAAGGCATGAGCACCAGTAG
- the DML1 gene encoding mtDNA inheritance, partitioning of the mitochondrial organelle (EggNog:ENOG41) — MPFERFSMGTELFSMLDKEHDLVDRDFRPFAEECDRMQGIQVFTTIDDAWGGYASAYLESLRDEFPKTTIWTWGLQSPLLVIPRSKRQLRLTNIAHSIEQLCTQATTVVPMALPEEDLSAGVSLDRRSPWHTSAVMAAAIETATLPTRLVQGSSGQPSSLGDLAESLNVNGNQPLASINMSLAPEKNSSEESRINVDFFQIGRTWSRQHIARSDAHKHVFGELRSYRDLKPLGNIEEDAPGHPGHLAPGERPVIGKSVVRKYDSSLRFPLLDAYPQIYPHLRSHPDASMQTTLSTDSSLVQRIRNLRSGSARLVPVNEREDLGNGLAELADAYQEGWFSGSDDDDDDL; from the exons ATGCCCTTTGAGCGTTTCTCAATGGGCACAGAGCTCTTCTCGATGCTCGACAAGGAGCACGATCTTGTCGATCGAGACTTCAGGCCCTTTGCAGAAGAGTGTGACAGGATGCAGGGAATACAGGTCTTTACTACTATCGATGATGCATGGGGTGGCTATGCATCCGCATATCTCGAGTCCTTGAGGGATGAGTTTCCAAAGACAACCATATGGACCTGGGGTCTTCAGAGCCCCTTGCTTGTTATTCCTAGATCAAAGCGCCAACTACGCCTTACGAATATCGCTCACAGCATCGAACAGCTCTGCACACAGGCAACCACAGTTGTTCCTATGGCTTTACCCGAAGAGGACCTGTCAGCTGGCGTATCGTTGGATCGCCGCTCACCCTGGCATACATCTGCTGTCATGGCCGCAGCTATCGAAACAGCCACCTTGCCTACACGTCTGGTACAAGGCTCTTCGGGGCAGCCAAGTTCTCTAGGCGACCTGGCTGAGAGTCTGAATGTCAATGGCAACCAGCCCCtggccagcatcaacatgtCCTTGGCACCTGAGAAAAACTCATCGGAAGAGAGCCGCATCAACGTCGACTTCTTCCAAATAGGGCGGACTTGGAGTCGACAGCATATTGCTAGGTCAGATGCCCATAAGCATGTCTTCGGTGAACTCCGATCTTATCGAGACCTGAAACCCCTCGGGAACATTGAAGAAGACGCTCCTGGACATCCTGGACATCTTGCTCCGGGTGAACGCCCCGTGATAGGCAAATCGGTTGTGCGCAA ATATGATTCATCCCTCAGATTCCCGTTACTGGACGCCTACCCTCAGATCTATCCTCATCTTAGAAGCCATCCTGATGCCAGTATGCAAACCACGCTCTCCACAGATAGCTCACTGGTGCAACGAATCAGAAATTTGCGGTCAGGCTCTGCTCGACTCGTGCCAGTCAACGAAAGAGAGGATCTTGGTAACGGATTGGCAGAATTGGCGGATGCCTACCAAGAAGGCTGGTTCAGtggcagtgatgatgacgacgacgacctATGA
- a CDS encoding hypothetical protein (EggNog:ENOG41), producing the protein MRPVLPTNHPLNTRSSGRPDSLVRPSSTVPAACFITTEADLDARRDRSRPRFRQQSDRRKCSRNSRRPSTPRQRRSPPRTGCKPAYLASESDGSDSDDSSVESVVEQEPSNLPSQPSTPSLIGLSHSGSVMSISSQSCSLTGPSIDAHSDLIHDDVSLPVTDLADNPENQGTIPQLIMPSLMVPRRRPFSEVGKSLGKLKIMVAGQCGIGKTSLIKTLAERCEHIVHMDPIENRSAVHATETYASSRPQPWWRSDSELALTTRRRISTTGDVLDRNGSWRDLHYVESHLASLMNKPMADSDLFTLVNSGGEPIVDALLYLIPHSGLVREDVEYIKRAQRMTNVIPVLTRVDELAPEEIKHIKQQVVKSLVDKDVDYFSFAGPDDSEETKCVYAVSTESRPDYDTMDASTLMDSEYIPPLLPTDLSRLVDNVFSLDGSARLRHSAAVKCIKWRRDHGDNLLQNALSSGALVSRSIPERAMRLRSFRRTPSWDRLELYNWANNLRQSLQSERLYHLMEERAISNAVAKQSSLVHVPCNGKKKTQSKKRKAPQPTHQDPLGLLEMGGGLKQKGMLALEMVSSVGLVGLVASKIMHTGWSDGMCSVVASRRRNIEVGRLSMVLSF; encoded by the exons ATGAGACCTGTCTTGCCTACGAACCATCCTCTCAACACTCGGTCCTCAGGTCGGCCTGACAGCTTGGTACGCCCTTCTTCGACTGTACCTGCTGCCTGTTTCATCACCACAGAGGCCGACCTTGACGCTCGCCGAGATCGCTCCCGTCCGCGGTTCCGCCAGCAAAGCGATCGGCGCAAGTGTAGCCGTAACTCGCGCCGGCCTTCAACCCCGCGTCAACGACGTTCGCCTCCTCGTACCGGCTGTAAGCCTGCGTATCTCGCATCGGAGTCTGATGGTTCCGATTCAGACGATTCTTCGGTTGAATCTGTTGTCGAACAAGAGCCCTCGAATTTACCGTCGCAGCCAAGCACTCCGTCCCTGATCGGTCTTTCGCATTCTGGTTCTGTCATGAGCATCTCGTCGCAAAGCTGCTCCCTAACAGGTCCCTCCATCGACGCCCATAGCGACTTGATCCATGATGATGTCTCCTTACCCGTAACAGATCTGGCAGATAATCCGGAAAACCAAGGCACGATTCCTCAGCTTATCATGCCGAGCTTGATGGTTCCACGACGTCGTCCTTTCTCGGAAGTGGGTAAATCTTTGGGCAAGCTAAAGATCATGGTCGCTGGGCAATGCG GTATTGGGAAAACTTCTCTCATCAAGACTCTGGCAGAACGTTGCGAGCACATCGTTCACATGGATCCAATAGAGAATCGCAGTGCGGTGCATGCTACTGAAACATATGCTAGCTCGCGCCCACAGCCGTGGTGGCGATCTGACTCTGAACTCGCCCTGACAACACGGAGGCGGATTTCTACCACCGGTGATGTCCTTGATAGGAAT GGCTCGTGGCGTGATCTCCATTATGTCGAATCTCACTTGGCATCTCTCATGAATAAGCCCATGGCTGATTCGGATCTGTTCACCTTGGTCAACTCTGGCGGCGAGCCAATTGTGGACGCTCTGCTCTACCTTATTCCTCACAGCG GCCTTGTACGAGAGGATGTCGAGTACATTAAGCGCGCTCAGCGCATGACTAACGTAATCCCAGTTCTTACTAGGGTTGACGAGCTTGCACCAGAGGAAATCAAGCATATCAAACAGCAAGTTGTGAAGAGTCTGGTTGATAAGGACGTTGATTACTTCTCCTTTGCGGGGCCTGACGACTCAGAGGAGACCAAGTGTGTCTATGCCGTTTCTACCGAATCTCGGCCGGACTACGACACCATGGACGCCAGTACTCTCATGGACTCGGAATACATCCCGCCGCTTTTGCCTACAGATCTGAGCCGGCTCGTCGACAACGTCTTTTCCCTGGACGGTAGCGCTCGATTACGGCACTCTGCAGCGGTGAAATGTATCAAATGGAGACGTGATCACGGGGATAACTTGCTTCAAAATGCCTTGTCAAGCGGAGCCTTGGTGTCTCGATCTATTCCCGAGCGGGCCATGAGATTGAGGTCCTTCAGGCGGACCCCGAGCTGGGATCGACTGGAGCTCTATAACTGGGCGAACAACCTGCGTCAGAGTCTTCAATCCGAGAGATTATACCATCTGATGGAAGAGAGGGCCATTTCAAACGCTGTGGCGAAGCAGTCGAGTCTAGTACACGTTCCCTGCAACGGCAAGAAAAAGACGCAGTCCAAGAAACGGAAAGCTCCTCAGCCTACACACCAGGACCCACTCGGCCTCTTGGAGATGGGGGGAGGCCTCAAGCAGAAAGGGATGCTGGCCCTAGAAATGGTGAGCAGTGTTGGCCTGGTTGGTTTGGTAGCTTCCAAGATCATGCACACTGGCTGGTCTGACGGGATGTGTTCTGTTGTTGCATcacgaagaagaaacataGAGGTTGGACGGCTGAGCATGGTCTTGTCTTTCTAG
- the PHO85 gene encoding negative regulator of the PHO system (EggNog:ENOG41), whose product MDGKRHPSSFQQLEKLGEGTYATVFKGRNRQTGELVALKEIHLDSEEGTPSTAIREISLMKELKHENIVGLHDVIHTENKLMLVFEYMDGDLKRYMDTHGDRGALKPTTIKSFMYQLLKGIDFCHQNRVLHRDLKPQNLLINSKGVLKLGDFGLARAFGIPVNTFSNEVVTLWYRAPDVLLGSRTYNTSIDIWSAGCIMAEMFTGRPLFPGTTNEDQIVRIFRIMGTPTERTWPGITQFPEYKPTFHMYATQDLRNILPAIDPNGIDLLQRMLQLRPELRISAHDALQHVWFNDLMMHPQQQALQAQARGYPQAVPTQGFEAY is encoded by the coding sequence atggATGGAAAGCGACACCCCAGCTCGTTCCAgcagctcgagaagctcggtGAAGGTACCTATGCCACCGTCTTCAAGGGCCGTAACAGACAGACTGGAGAGCTTGTAGCGCTCAAGGAAATCCACCTCGACTCCGAAGAGGGAACACCCTCGACCGCCATCCGAGAGATTTCGTTGATGAAGGAGCTCAAGCACGAGAATATTGTAGGACTGCACGATGTTATCCACACCGAGAACAAACTCATGCTCGTCTTTGAGTACATGGACGGCGATCTGAAGAGGTACATGGACACTCATGGTGATCGCGGCGCCCTCAAGCCTACCACCATCAAGTCCTTCATGTACCAGCTCCTCAAGGGCATCGACTTCTGTCACCAAAACCGCGTCCTTCACCGCGATCTCAAGCCCCAGAACTtactcatcaacagcaagggCGTATTGAAGCTCGGCGATTTCGGCCTTGCCCGCGCCTTTGGTATCCCCGTCAACACCTTCTCCAACGAGGTCGTCACCCTATGGTACCGCGCCCCCGATGTCCTTCTCGGCAGCCGAACATACAACACCAGTATCGACATCTGGTCCGCGGGCTGCATCATGGCCGAGATGTTTACCGGTCGACCTCTGTTCCCCGGAACCACAAACGAAGACCAGATCGTCCGCATTTTCCGCATCATGGGAACACCGACAGAGCGTACCTGGCCAGGCATCACCCAGTTCCCCGAGTACAAGCCCACATTCCATATGTACGCCactcaagatcttcgaaaCATCCTCCCGGCGATTGACCCTAACGGTATCGATCTGCTGCAGCGAATGCTGCAGCTTCGACCAGAGCTGAGGATCAGTGCCCATGATGCCCTTCAGCACGTTTGGTTCAACGACCTTATGATGcaccctcagcagcaggctCTCCAAGCGCAGGCTCGCGGATACCCCCAGGCTGTTCCCACCCAAGGTTTCGAGGCGTATTAG